The nucleotide sequence CAGATATGTTTCATGATGGAGTTATAAGGGCTGCAAACGGAGTTACAACGATAGAAGAGATATATAGAGTGGCAAAAGTATGAATATATATGAAGTAGAACAGATCATAAAAGCTAAACGCAAAAAGGTATATATAAAAGCTAAAAATAAAGTAGAAGCAAAAGAGATCGCTATGAAACAAAACAAAGGAATAGTCATAAGAATAACACAAACCAAAACTATACCTTTTGATATGCAAATAAGCGAAATAAAACAAAAAATAACTCAAAAATTATTATATCCAAAGGTAAAAATACCAAATTTAGTAGCTTGCATAAGACAACTCAGTGTTATGACAAATGCAGGTATCTCGATACACGATAGCATAAAAGAGGTTGTAAAATCAACAACAGATAAAAAACTAAAATTAATTTTTGAAAATGTAAATGATGATTTAAACGCCGGTATGAGCATAACGGAGTCTTTAAATTTATATAGCGATGAATTAGGAAATGTTGTTATAGCTATGGTAAGACTTGGTGAAGAGTCCGGAAATATGGCAGAATCCCTGCAGAAATTAGCTGAAATACTACAAGAAATTTGGGATAATCAAAGAAAATTTAAAAAAGCCATTAGATATCCTACTCTAGTAATTTGCGCTATAGCCATAGCTTTCGTACTGCTTATGGTGCTTGTTGTTCCGACATTTAGAGATATTTTTGAACAGCTAAACGCAGAACTTCCTTTGCCTACGAGGATACTTCTAAATATAGAGTATATTATTACAAACTATGGATTTATCTGTTTAGGTGGTATTGTTTTGTTTCTATTTATCTTAATGCATTTATATAAGAAAAATGAAAAATTTAAAGATATATTTGATAAATATATTTTAAAAGTTTATCTAATAAAAAATATTATATTTTTATCATCTATGAGTAGATTTAATCTCATATTTACCGAACTTGTTCGAGCTGGCATACCTATAAATGATGCTCTTGATACGGCTTGCGTTACGATTTCAAACTCATATATTAAAAACAAACTTTTAGGCGTAAAAGTAAATGTACAAAGAGGAAATCCACTTAATTACGCATTTAGTGAGACCAAACTATATGAAGGTATGCTCTTACAAATGATAAGCGCCGGAGAAAAAAGCGGTAGTTTGGATTCTATGCTTGAAAAAGTAACCAACTACTATAAAGAGAAATTTAACACTCTCATTGATAACATATCAAGCTATATCGAGCCGATACTACTTGTATTCATAGCTGCTACTATAATACTCCTTGGTCTAGGTATATTTTTACCGATGTGGGATATGGCGAATGCTGTAAAATAATTATGAAACAATTATAAAACAATAATATAACTTTAATCTTACATATGATACTATTATAAAATAAAAAAATTATTACAAAGGAAAATATCACTATGAAAGACAGTCTTGGGCTATTTGAAAAGGACATAGACGAAGAAGCGTTTATAGTATCCAAAACTGATTTAAAGGGCAACATCACATATTGCAATCAAACATTTTTAGAAATAGTAAATTTAAAAAACAAAGATCTAATAGGCAAACCTCATAATCTAGTCAGGCATCCAGATATGCCAAAATTTGTTTTTAAACTACTATGGGAAAGAATAAAAGATAAAAAAGAAATTTTTGCATTTGTTAAAAATAGAACCTTTGATGGAGCTTACTACTGGGTTTATGCAAACATCACATCTTCTCTTGATGAACATGGAAATATAATCGGCTACTACTCAGTAAGAAGAAAAGCAAGCAAAGAAGCGATAAAAACAGTAATCCCGATCTACGCCAAAATGGTCGAAATAGAAAAAGCAAAAGGTGTAGATGACTCTGCAAAATACATAAAAGATTTTCTAGCTAGTAACAATATCGCTTACGACTGCTTGATAAATAATTTACAGCGCTCAAAAGGATAAAAATGTCAATATTTAGTAACAATAATAATTTCAACGAAAAACTCTGCGATCAAATTTTAGATGTAGTTACTCAA is from Campylobacter fetus subsp. testudinum 03-427 and encodes:
- a CDS encoding PAS sensor-containing signal-transduction protein (Pfam match to PF00989.20 PAS); amino-acid sequence: MKDSLGLFEKDIDEEAFIVSKTDLKGNITYCNQTFLEIVNLKNKDLIGKPHNLVRHPDMPKFVFKLLWERIKDKKEIFAFVKNRTFDGAYYWVYANITSSLDEHGNIIGYYSVRRKASKEAIKTVIPIYAKMVEIEKAKGVDDSAKYIKDFLASNNIAYDCLINNLQRSKG
- the ctsF gene encoding transformation system, type II secretion system membrane protein CtsF (Pfam matches to PF00482.19 T2SSF, and to PF00482.19 T2SSF), which codes for MNIYEVEQIIKAKRKKVYIKAKNKVEAKEIAMKQNKGIVIRITQTKTIPFDMQISEIKQKITQKLLYPKVKIPNLVACIRQLSVMTNAGISIHDSIKEVVKSTTDKKLKLIFENVNDDLNAGMSITESLNLYSDELGNVVIAMVRLGEESGNMAESLQKLAEILQEIWDNQRKFKKAIRYPTLVICAIAIAFVLLMVLVVPTFRDIFEQLNAELPLPTRILLNIEYIITNYGFICLGGIVLFLFILMHLYKKNEKFKDIFDKYILKVYLIKNIIFLSSMSRFNLIFTELVRAGIPINDALDTACVTISNSYIKNKLLGVKVNVQRGNPLNYAFSETKLYEGMLLQMISAGEKSGSLDSMLEKVTNYYKEKFNTLIDNISSYIEPILLVFIAATIILLGLGIFLPMWDMANAVK